In Ascaphus truei isolate aAscTru1 chromosome 21, aAscTru1.hap1, whole genome shotgun sequence, one DNA window encodes the following:
- the AGPAT2 gene encoding 1-acyl-sn-glycerol-3-phosphate acyltransferase beta isoform X2 yields the protein MCLLKSGGRSVDNMRIIRRVVQTMKYLFGLRFEVTGLENFQIEGPCVIISNHQSVLDMMGLMEIVPDRCVQIAKKELMYAGSVGLITYLGGVIYINRKSTSDAKSIMADVAQIMINENLKVWVYPEGTRNSRADLLPFKKGAFHLAVQAQVPIVPVIYSSFTSFYDQEKYLFTGGKVKVEILPKIDTTNLKEDDVAELAERCYSTMQKVFFRLSDKPHKSNGQSTSSH from the exons GATCATCCGCAGAGTGGTCCAGACCATGAAATACTTGTTCGGGCTGCGGTTCGAGGTGACGGGGCTGGAGAATTTTCAGATTGAAGGGCCGTGTGTGATCATATCCAACCACCAGAGCGTCCTGGATATGATGG ggctgaTGGAGATTGTGCCTGATCGCTGCGTGCAGATCGCCAAGAAGGAGCTGATGTACGCCGGGTCCGTGGGTCTGATCACCTACCTCGGAGGCGTCATCTACATCAACCGGAAGAGCACAAGCGATGCCAAGAGCATCATGGCGGACGTTGCGCAGATCATGATTAATGAGAAT TTAAAAGTCTGGGTGTATCCGGAAGGGACCAGGAATAGCAGAGCTGACCTGCTGCCATTCAAGAAGGGAGCCTTCCATCTAGCCGTGCAGGCACAG GTTCCGATCGTTCCCGTGATATACTCCTCCTTCACCAGCTTCTATGACCAAGAGAAGTATCTATTCACAGGAG GCAAGGTCAAAGTCGAAATCCTTCCCAAAATCGATACGACAAACTTGAAAGAGGATGACGTGGCGGAGCTGGCAGAGAGATGTTACAGCACCATGCAGAAGGTCTTCTTCAGGCTCTCAGATAAGCCTCACAAAAGCAATGGACAGAGCACTTCTAGTCACTAG